The following are encoded together in the Drosophila biarmipes strain raj3 chromosome 3L, RU_DBia_V1.1, whole genome shotgun sequence genome:
- the LOC108028704 gene encoding multifunctional methyltransferase subunit TRM112-like protein, translating to MKLSTYNFLTSMAIKGVKVGFPLKLTISKKEVVESEFNPTFVERILPKLDWSAVYGAAQVAELTEDIPAVQPENIGENELLLQKLHHLLFEIDVLEGQLECPETGRVFPITDGIPNMLLNEDEV from the exons ATGAAGCTCAGCACCTACAACTTCCTTACCTCCATGGCCATTAAGGGTGTAAAGGTGGGGTTCCCCCTTAAACTAACG ATAAGCAAAAAAGAAGTGGTGGAGAGCGAGTTCAATCCTACTTTCGTGGAGCGAATCCTACCCAAGCTGGACTGGTCAGCGGTGTATGGGGCTGCACAGGTG GCGGAACTCACAGAAGACATACCGGCTGTGCAACCGGAAAACATTGGCGAGAACGAGCTGCTCCTGCAGAAGCTGCACCACCTGCTCTTCGAGATCGACGTGCTCGAGGGTCAGCTGGAGTGCCCGGAAACAGGGCGGGTATTCCCCATCACCGATGGCATACCCAACATGCTCCTCAACGAGGACGAGGTCTAG
- the LOC108028738 gene encoding integrin-linked protein kinase, which yields MEDIFHWCREGNSIQVRLWLDETEHDNNLGDDHGFSPLHWVAKEGHAKLVETLLQRGARVNATNMGDDIPLHLAAAHGHRDVVQMLIKERSDVNAVNEHGNTPLHYACFWGYDMICEDLLNAGAQVGIANKDGHTPIEKAKPSLAKRLQDLVERSGREVKVISFKEQSWQGMKTRSRDATLSRFKGISMGDLDLHTKLSVTPSGETWRGRWQKNDVVAKILAVRQCTPRISRDFNEEFPKLRIFSHPNILPIIGACNSPPNLVTISQFMPRSSLFSLLHGATGVVVDTSQAVSFALDVARGMAFLHSLERIIPTYHLNSHHVMIDDDLTARINMGDAKFSFQEKGRIYQPAWMSPEALQRKQADRNWEACDMWSFAILIWELTTREVPFAEWSPMECGMKIALEGLRVKIPPGTSSHMSKLIGICMNEDPGKRPKFDMVVPILEKMRR from the exons ATGGAGGACATATTCCACTGGTGTCGCGAGGGCAACTCGATTCAAGTGCGCCTGTGGCTGGACGAAACGGAGCACGACAACAATTTGGG tgaCGACCATGGCTTCAGTCCATTGCACTGGGTGGCCAAGGAGGGACATGCCAAGCTGGTGGAGACTTTGCTGCAGCGAGGAGCCCGCGTAAATGCCACCAACATGGGCGACGACATCCCACTCCATTTGGCGGCAGCCCATGGCCACCGCGATGTGGTCCAGATG TTAATAAAAGAGCGCAGCGATGTGAATGCAGTAAACGAACATGGAAACACGCCCCTGCACTACGCCTGCTTCTGGGGCTACGACATGATCTGCGAGGACTTGCTGAATGCGGGAGCACAGGTGGGAATCGCCAACAAGGACGGGCACACGCCGATCGAGAAGGCCAAGCCCAGTTTGGCCAAGAGGCTGCAGGATCTAGTCGAGAGGAGCGGCAGGGAGGTGAAGGTGATCAGCTTCAAAGAGCAGAGCTGGCAGGGCATGAAGACGCGGTCGAGGGATGCCACTTTGTCCCGCTTTAAGGGAATTAGCATGGGAGACCTGGATCTGCACACCAAGCTCTCGGTGACGCCGTCGGGAGAAACATGGCGGGGTCGCTGGCAAAAGAACGATGTAGTGGCCAAGATCCTGGCCGTGCGCCAGTGCACGCCTCGCATCTCGAGGGACTTCAACGAGGAGTTCCCCAAGCTGCGTATCTTCTCTCACCCCAACATCTTGCCCATTATAGGGGCTTGCAATTCGCCGCCTAATCTGGTGACCATTAGTCAG TTCATGCCACGCTCCTCGCTGTTTAGCCTGCTACATGGAGCCACTGGTGTGGTGGTGGACACCAGCCAGGCGGTGAGCTTTGCCCTGGATGTTGCCCGCGGAATGGCCTTCCTGCACTCGCTGGAGCGCATCATTCCCACATATCACCTGAACAGTCATCATGTGATGATCGACGACGATCTGACGGCGAGGATCAACATGGGCGATGCCAAATTCTCGTTCCAGGAGAAGGGTCGCATCTACCAGCCGGCCTGGATGTCGCCGGAAGCACTGCAGCGCAAGCAGGCTGACCGAAACTGGGAGGCCTGCGACATGTGGAGCTTTGCTATACTCATTTGGGAGCTGACCACACGCGAGGTGCCCTTCGCCGAGTGGTCGCCCATGGAGTGCGGCATGAAGATTGCGCTGGAGGGACTGCGTGTCAAGATTCCGCCAGGCACCTCGTCGCACATGTCCAAGCTTATCGGAATCTGCATGAACGAGGACCCCGGCAAGCGGCCCAAGTTCGACATGGTGGTGCCCATTCTGGAGAAGATGCGGCGCTGA